The following coding sequences lie in one Arachis ipaensis cultivar K30076 chromosome B03, Araip1.1, whole genome shotgun sequence genomic window:
- the LOC107634409 gene encoding uncharacterized protein LOC107634409 has protein sequence MVFETASSFIASWLTPTCLFVFVNLVIGTIAIVSRFATHHQRQRVDSLGQLVRSTSLLDRVMSFNLYSYKDDGHDSVQENHDLVQQSPDQSVLDQVNSSQRMDDSAQHELTRTPSLLERLKSMKFYKSESTKNVKEEEPEFGSGHQPNATKDGLGRVNSDEDRRIRNLLLRRWEGDELLGEEVDKKADDFINRFKQQLRLQRLDSILRYREVLKRN, from the coding sequence ATGGTATTTGAAACAGCTTCTTCTTTCATTGCCAGCTGGCTCACACCCACTTGTCTCTTCGTCTTCGTCAACCTTGTCATCGGTACCATAGCCATCGTTTCTCGTTTCGCCACCCATCATCAACGGCAGCGAGTTGACTCTTTGGGTCAACTCGTCCGTTCTACTTCTCTTCTGGACCGCGTCATGTCCTTCAACCTCTATTCCTATAAAGATGATGGACATGATTCAGTTCAGGAGAATCACGATTTGGTCCAACAAAGTCCGGATCAATCTGTGTTAGACCAAGTCAACTCCTCCCAAAGAATGGATGACTCAGCTCAACATGAACTGACCCGGACTCCATCTTTGTTAGAAAGATTAAAGTCAATGAAATTTTACAAATCAGAGTCAACAAAGAATGTTAAAGAGGAAGAACCTGAATTCGGATCCGGACACCAACCCAATGCTACAAAGGACGGGTTGGGTCGGGTGAATTCGGATGAGGATAGAAGAATAAGGAACTTATTATTGAGAAGGTGGGAGGGAGATGAGTTATTGGGAGAAGAAGTGGACAAGAAAGCTGATGATTTCATCAACAGGTTTAAGCAGCAGCTTAGGCTTCAGAGGCTTGATTCAATACTACGTTATAGAGAGGTGCTCAAGAGAAATTAA